A genomic segment from Pseudomonas sp. M30-35 encodes:
- a CDS encoding TadE/TadG family type IV pilus assembly protein — MPSAVVFQRFPRAFGRRQKGAAAIEFALVFVLFFAIFYGTVSYSLPLLMMQSFNNAAAEAVRQAVGLVPGQADYQQEASDVIDQQLSWMPNSTRDLVAVVITAPGADGVMSVRISYPYNAHPLVPFLVIPGIGRVPSLPDDLVATASIKLNN, encoded by the coding sequence ATCCCTAGCGCAGTAGTTTTTCAGAGGTTCCCAAGGGCTTTTGGTCGCCGCCAGAAAGGGGCCGCCGCGATCGAGTTCGCATTGGTATTCGTACTGTTTTTTGCAATTTTCTACGGCACCGTCAGTTATAGCCTGCCATTGTTAATGATGCAGTCTTTTAACAACGCCGCGGCCGAGGCGGTGCGCCAAGCCGTTGGGCTGGTACCGGGGCAGGCGGATTACCAGCAAGAAGCGTCAGATGTGATTGATCAACAATTGAGTTGGATGCCCAACTCAACCCGTGACCTGGTCGCGGTCGTTATCACCGCACCGGGTGCCGATGGAGTGATGAGTGTGCGCATCAGCTACCCGTACAACGCACATCCACTGGTACCGTTTTTGGTCATTCCAGGTATTGGGCGAGTGCCGAGCTTACCGGATGACCTTGTTGCAACAGCTAGCATCAAGCTGAATAACTAA
- a CDS encoding prepilin peptidase encodes MNIAILLVWLAACAVQDVQQKRISNWLTFGGIAFALIYLLLRAESLLGYTPVEALIAVAFAVLLSLPGYMLNKLGAADVKLLVFIGLSSNSQMLLMTIAIAGICFIAWASSANKIWPTLGSSTQKRLKYLKPHSKTAYPYGLFLFGGFLTSFILTKTF; translated from the coding sequence ATGAATATCGCTATTTTGCTCGTCTGGTTGGCTGCCTGCGCCGTACAAGATGTGCAGCAAAAGCGCATTTCTAACTGGCTGACATTCGGAGGCATTGCCTTCGCCCTCATCTATTTATTGCTCCGCGCTGAAAGCCTGCTGGGCTATACACCCGTGGAGGCCTTGATTGCCGTGGCCTTCGCCGTATTACTCAGCCTGCCCGGTTACATGCTTAACAAGCTGGGGGCGGCAGACGTCAAGCTGCTGGTATTCATTGGTCTTAGCAGCAACAGCCAAATGCTATTGATGACGATTGCCATCGCCGGTATCTGCTTCATCGCGTGGGCATCCTCAGCAAACAAGATTTGGCCAACACTCGGCAGCAGCACACAGAAACGACTCAAATACCTGAAACCACACTCAAAAACAGCTTATCCGTACGGGCTATTTCTTTTCGGTGGTTTTTTGACATCCTTTATTCTGACTAAAACTTTCTGA
- a CDS encoding response regulator transcription factor gives MERHQRVVKLLVVDDEPDIVEELCEFLNHSGYICIGCHSAHEAIELFCADPQIGIVLSDLHLPGKDGISLINTLEKTYDGNRQFEAIIFTGQTKTQDVVSAMRAGVADFYQKPINMDEVGRAVRRLERHLQERLDDGAKLDQMNQKLHFLAESIGELHLDLHQMRSHFGQPELTPAAASAEAIPAHFNQLSPRQLEVARLIGKGLTNYQIACELGITENTVKLYVSQVLRLTHMHNRTQLALALSPSRKSEGSAATAH, from the coding sequence ATGGAAAGGCATCAACGCGTAGTAAAACTCCTCGTCGTGGACGACGAACCGGATATCGTTGAAGAACTTTGTGAGTTCCTTAACCACAGTGGCTACATATGCATTGGTTGCCACAGCGCGCACGAAGCGATCGAATTGTTCTGTGCAGATCCGCAAATCGGCATTGTGCTCAGCGATTTGCATCTTCCGGGCAAGGATGGCATCAGCCTGATCAATACTTTGGAGAAAACCTACGACGGTAATCGCCAGTTCGAAGCGATTATTTTCACGGGTCAAACCAAAACCCAGGATGTGGTTTCGGCAATGCGGGCGGGCGTTGCTGACTTCTATCAAAAACCGATCAATATGGATGAAGTTGGCCGAGCGGTCAGACGCCTTGAACGGCACTTGCAGGAGCGCCTCGACGATGGCGCTAAACTCGACCAGATGAACCAGAAGCTGCACTTTCTGGCTGAGTCTATCGGCGAGTTGCATCTGGATCTGCACCAGATGCGCAGTCACTTTGGCCAGCCTGAACTCACTCCTGCCGCAGCGTCTGCTGAAGCAATCCCCGCGCACTTCAACCAGCTGTCTCCGCGGCAACTGGAAGTCGCACGCCTGATTGGCAAGGGCTTGACCAACTATCAGATCGCCTGCGAATTGGGGATTACCGAAAACACGGTGAAACTCTACGTGTCGCAGGTACTGCGCCTCACCCATATGCATAACCGCACGCAATTGGCTTTGGCGCTGTCGCCGAGCCGAAAGAGTGAAGGCTCTGCGGCAACCGCTCATTGA
- a CDS encoding TadG family pilus assembly protein, with protein sequence MVSRRSPQHALSYKRQRGAIGIMAALVMLMALAFLMLAIDSGRLYLEKRSVQRVADMAALEAVLRDGNCQASAGTTTAQTYAAENAQIRNGFTLDAQRTLVATCGNVDESGSRRSFTADTLGRAIQVDARREVPASLILGGIFGQQVTIVAQAVAAKREPLAALTLRTTLATVDSTQSPLLNALIGGLLGGSVNLSAVGWDGLAKSQISLLDYLDQLAINQGITAGDYQSLLEENLSLGTLLDVAATTLQQSGTSANLDAAIAGLTALSAVVPAASPLLQLGDLINVQSATQKAGLDTALNLLQLVQGTVELANSKSAAFASLPITVPGLSNVTLNIKVIEPPQLSAIGNPELAKADPYGPNQIAVRSAQIRTYLSIDLSGATDALDNLLQPAAGASLNSFLNSALNLNLVGAVGNLIGSLACGGLLPACNSMKVSAAQVLPDGRVDVMLDVAEAQARVTDYSCTSSTDKTLDVDVTTSALNLAVGKLGSDSADALDQIFNASSTPVAAPIALIKLGEQTLRPTSCLLGLCAGLQWAKAGGGWVSDPKLARFDVRSGLGLTLNSGVISSGVDVPLVYESTANQLPNVGEAPYEKSATANHNVVGNLRNTLAGIDLEPYASSSPRILDGLITSSVGLINSLLGSLEGIIKNVLSPLVDPLVNTLLDGLGIGLAEADVGANLTCGSRAELLL encoded by the coding sequence ATGGTTAGCAGGCGTTCTCCTCAACATGCGCTGAGCTATAAACGCCAGCGCGGTGCGATTGGCATCATGGCGGCTTTGGTGATGCTGATGGCGCTTGCCTTTTTAATGCTGGCAATCGACAGCGGTCGCTTGTATCTGGAAAAACGCAGCGTTCAGCGTGTGGCGGATATGGCTGCATTGGAAGCGGTGCTTCGTGATGGAAATTGCCAGGCAAGTGCTGGCACGACGACCGCGCAAACCTATGCGGCCGAGAACGCGCAAATTCGTAACGGCTTTACCCTTGATGCCCAGCGCACGCTGGTCGCGACATGCGGTAATGTCGATGAAAGTGGCAGCCGCCGTAGCTTTACTGCAGACACTTTGGGCCGCGCGATTCAAGTTGACGCCCGTCGCGAGGTGCCCGCCAGCCTTATTCTGGGCGGGATTTTCGGCCAGCAGGTGACGATAGTTGCCCAAGCCGTTGCAGCCAAACGTGAGCCGCTTGCCGCCTTAACCTTGCGCACCACGCTGGCAACGGTTGACTCAACTCAGTCTCCGCTACTCAACGCCCTGATTGGTGGCCTGCTCGGTGGTTCAGTCAATCTATCGGCTGTGGGTTGGGATGGCTTGGCCAAGAGTCAGATAAGCCTGCTGGATTATCTTGATCAACTGGCAATCAACCAGGGCATTACAGCGGGGGATTATCAGTCGTTGCTTGAGGAAAATCTGTCGCTCGGCACCTTGTTGGATGTCGCAGCGACCACGCTGCAACAGTCGGGTACCAGCGCTAATCTGGATGCAGCGATTGCAGGGCTTACCGCTCTTTCTGCAGTGGTCCCAGCGGCCTCGCCGCTGTTGCAACTGGGCGATCTGATCAATGTACAAAGCGCTACGCAGAAGGCGGGGCTAGACACCGCACTCAACCTTCTACAGTTGGTTCAGGGCACGGTCGAGTTGGCAAACAGTAAAAGCGCCGCCTTTGCCAGCCTGCCCATTACGGTGCCGGGGTTGAGCAATGTAACCCTGAATATCAAAGTTATCGAGCCGCCGCAGCTGTCGGCCATTGGTAATCCTGAACTGGCCAAAGCAGACCCTTACGGGCCGAATCAGATTGCCGTGCGCTCGGCGCAGATTCGCACCTATTTGAGCATTGATTTGAGTGGGGCAACCGACGCTTTAGACAACCTTTTACAACCCGCAGCAGGAGCGTCGTTAAATAGTTTTTTGAATAGCGCTCTAAACCTCAATTTGGTTGGTGCTGTTGGAAATCTTATTGGTTCACTGGCTTGTGGCGGACTTTTGCCTGCATGTAACAGTATGAAGGTGAGCGCTGCCCAGGTACTACCTGATGGCCGAGTTGACGTGATGCTCGATGTCGCTGAGGCGCAAGCGAGGGTTACTGATTACAGCTGCACCAGCAGCACAGATAAGACTCTGGATGTAGACGTGACCACATCCGCCTTAAACCTTGCAGTCGGCAAGTTGGGCAGTGATTCAGCAGATGCCTTGGACCAAATATTTAACGCCTCCAGCACCCCTGTCGCCGCACCCATAGCGTTAATCAAACTGGGTGAGCAAACGCTCAGACCGACATCGTGCTTACTTGGGTTGTGTGCAGGCCTGCAATGGGCGAAAGCTGGTGGGGGCTGGGTTTCAGACCCTAAACTGGCGAGATTCGATGTTCGTTCCGGACTTGGCCTCACCCTCAATTCAGGCGTGATAAGCAGTGGAGTGGATGTGCCTTTGGTCTATGAATCGACGGCAAATCAGCTGCCGAATGTAGGAGAGGCGCCTTATGAAAAGTCAGCAACCGCCAATCACAATGTGGTGGGTAACTTACGCAATACCTTGGCGGGTATCGATTTAGAGCCCTATGCGAGCAGCAGCCCGCGCATACTGGACGGCTTGATAACTTCCTCGGTGGGTCTTATCAATTCACTGCTGGGCAGCTTGGAAGGGATAATCAAGAACGTACTTTCGCCGCTGGTTGATCCGCTGGTTAACACGTTACTCGATGGTTTAGGAATTGGTCTAGCTGAAGCAGACGTGGGCGCCAACCTGACCTGCGGCAGTCGCGCTGAGTTGTTGCTATGA
- a CDS encoding DUF3613 domain-containing protein, whose protein sequence is MNGLPKHPLAVCYLIALGLLYPASVHAEEPATSRPIPQHSKTESWLAIQRDGRAASMKLQRATPAERELAYQRWLDSYSHSIPEFYEQETGGQMSTGGSN, encoded by the coding sequence ATGAACGGCTTGCCAAAACACCCTTTGGCCGTCTGTTATCTGATTGCTTTGGGTTTGCTCTATCCGGCATCTGTCCACGCGGAAGAACCAGCAACTAGCAGGCCGATACCGCAGCATTCAAAAACCGAAAGTTGGTTAGCTATCCAGCGTGATGGACGGGCTGCGTCAATGAAGTTGCAAAGGGCGACACCGGCTGAGCGTGAACTGGCATACCAGCGTTGGCTCGACAGTTATAGCCATTCGATTCCTGAGTTTTATGAACAGGAAACGGGCGGACAAATGTCAACTGGCGGCAGTAACTAG
- a CDS encoding tetratricopeptide repeat protein, with amino-acid sequence MKFATVFGSVLCAVVLSGCTANQIMPGYAADNAKDCANKPSQEQELALNLAKEMADEGRLYAALANLQGLPQSSPEVRLRQARIMRSIGRGEAQALYQSLIGTCLTAAGEQGLGQIASARGDQAEALQRLERAAALAPTDAKIRNDLGMVYLTQKRTDDARFEFLTAVELSQSDSLPATNLLALLFVENKSQQAADLVSRLHLSAAQVREALQRSEQLKSAGQAPLPLATQGAETEQAAVATIGVFAETISQIEQEVQP; translated from the coding sequence ATGAAGTTTGCGACAGTGTTTGGCAGCGTGTTGTGCGCCGTGGTGTTAAGTGGCTGTACGGCGAATCAGATAATGCCGGGGTATGCCGCAGATAACGCTAAAGACTGCGCCAACAAACCCTCCCAGGAGCAGGAATTGGCGCTGAACCTGGCCAAAGAGATGGCGGATGAGGGGCGCCTGTATGCGGCGTTGGCTAACTTGCAAGGGCTGCCGCAATCCTCACCAGAGGTGCGTTTGCGCCAAGCGCGGATCATGCGCAGTATTGGTCGCGGAGAGGCACAGGCGCTTTATCAAAGTTTGATTGGAACCTGTCTGACGGCCGCTGGTGAGCAAGGTCTTGGCCAAATTGCCTCCGCGCGCGGCGATCAAGCCGAGGCCTTACAGCGTCTCGAACGCGCAGCTGCTCTGGCACCAACCGATGCCAAGATTCGCAATGACCTTGGCATGGTTTACCTAACGCAAAAGCGTACCGATGACGCCCGCTTTGAATTTTTAACCGCTGTTGAATTGAGCCAGTCAGACAGCTTGCCAGCGACCAACCTGCTGGCTCTGCTGTTTGTAGAAAACAAGTCGCAGCAAGCCGCCGATCTGGTTTCCCGCCTGCACCTAAGCGCTGCACAGGTCCGTGAAGCGTTGCAGCGTTCCGAACAACTTAAGTCCGCAGGGCAGGCCCCATTACCGCTGGCCACTCAGGGGGCAGAAACTGAGCAAGCAGCTGTCGCCACAATCGGTGTATTCGCCGAAACCATCAGCCAAATTGAACAGGAAGTCCAGCCATGA
- a CDS encoding type II secretion system F family protein translates to MAWAVMVLLLSMAAALLIANALQQQRVRALVAKRLVGGREQPQHKGRRGDALIQQLGRSVLGRKLLSLDGETHVLLNRIGWRRANQRALYMACQLLLPFLMLGLVVLVISFLAEPPEKVWVFWILALGCGFLLPKRVLSMAAARRQQQLVNEVSIFIPLLRILFDAGLTVEQSLRVISLESKKLLPVLTTELDAVLKHVDSGLELADELSIMGKQLDVDELSDSLAILQQLIRQGGGAMSSLLALKKLLDERRLTNLQEYISKLSGKMSVVMMLFLFPALLIVLAGPGMSAIGRALGGIS, encoded by the coding sequence ATGGCTTGGGCGGTGATGGTATTGCTGCTGTCCATGGCGGCTGCATTGTTGATTGCCAATGCATTACAGCAACAGCGGGTGCGGGCTCTTGTTGCCAAGCGCCTGGTTGGTGGCCGCGAGCAACCTCAGCATAAGGGACGGCGGGGTGATGCACTCATACAGCAGCTTGGCCGCAGTGTTTTGGGGCGCAAGCTACTCAGCCTTGATGGTGAAACGCACGTACTGCTCAACCGTATTGGCTGGCGGCGGGCCAATCAGCGGGCCTTGTACATGGCCTGCCAATTACTGTTGCCGTTTCTCATGTTGGGGCTGGTGGTACTGGTGATTTCGTTTCTGGCTGAACCCCCGGAAAAAGTCTGGGTGTTCTGGATCCTGGCCTTGGGTTGCGGTTTTTTATTGCCCAAACGCGTGCTGTCAATGGCGGCGGCCCGGCGACAACAGCAACTGGTTAACGAAGTCTCCATATTCATTCCGCTGTTGCGCATTTTATTTGATGCAGGCTTGACGGTTGAACAGTCCCTGCGGGTTATCAGCCTGGAAAGTAAAAAGCTGCTGCCAGTGCTTACGACAGAACTCGATGCAGTGCTCAAGCATGTTGACTCAGGGCTGGAGCTGGCAGATGAACTTAGCATCATGGGCAAACAATTGGATGTTGATGAACTGAGCGATAGCTTGGCGATTTTGCAGCAGCTTATTCGCCAAGGCGGCGGTGCAATGAGTTCTCTGCTGGCGCTGAAAAAGCTGCTTGATGAACGCCGCTTGACCAACCTTCAGGAATACATCTCCAAGCTGTCAGGGAAGATGTCGGTGGTGATGATGCTGTTCCTGTTTCCTGCATTGCTGATCGTTCTGGCCGGGCCAGGAATGAGTGCAATAGGCCGCGCCCTTGGAGGTATTTCATGA
- a CDS encoding type II secretion system F family protein, protein MNASLLLAAICLILAALALLVMQYGWRQSRTEHVIERLGQAKPEMIKDTRWGWLERAFLRAGLKLPNERLGLLFSLWMVLLVLGQLVGGWMFALVALVVPPLGLHMFLSWRYRRRLRRVVHQLPQMLDQVMRSLQTGRTLGDALVKGIDTAPEPLHGALARVQRNVKLGVSLPEALDDVAELYEQEELRILALGVKVNHRFGGSASELLAGLIKVIQEREQIARQLRAMTGETRLTAVVLGVLPVSMAAYILAVNPSYLMSMWLDSSGQKMLLCAFILQVLGTVMLWRMLRSI, encoded by the coding sequence GTGAACGCGTCGCTGCTGTTGGCTGCAATTTGCCTGATATTGGCAGCGTTGGCCTTGCTGGTTATGCAGTATGGCTGGCGCCAGTCACGCACCGAGCATGTGATTGAGCGGCTTGGACAAGCCAAGCCTGAAATGATCAAGGATACCCGTTGGGGCTGGCTGGAACGTGCGTTTCTGCGGGCAGGTCTGAAGCTACCCAATGAGCGGCTCGGGCTCTTGTTCAGCCTCTGGATGGTGCTACTGGTACTGGGTCAACTCGTCGGTGGCTGGATGTTTGCTTTGGTTGCGCTGGTGGTGCCGCCGTTAGGCCTGCATATGTTCCTGAGTTGGCGTTATCGCCGGCGTCTGCGACGCGTGGTGCATCAGTTGCCGCAGATGCTCGATCAGGTTATGCGCAGCCTGCAAACAGGTCGGACTTTGGGTGATGCATTGGTCAAAGGTATCGATACCGCGCCAGAACCACTGCATGGTGCATTGGCGCGCGTGCAGCGTAACGTCAAATTAGGCGTTAGCTTGCCGGAGGCACTGGATGATGTCGCCGAACTGTATGAGCAAGAAGAGCTGCGTATTCTCGCCTTAGGTGTCAAGGTTAATCATCGCTTTGGTGGCAGTGCCAGCGAGTTATTGGCCGGCCTGATCAAAGTGATTCAGGAGCGCGAACAAATCGCCCGGCAGCTCCGTGCAATGACCGGCGAAACACGGCTGACGGCTGTGGTGCTGGGGGTACTCCCGGTTTCGATGGCCGCCTATATCCTGGCGGTTAATCCAAGCTATTTGATGAGCATGTGGCTCGATAGCAGCGGCCAAAAAATGCTCCTTTGCGCATTCATCCTACAAGTGCTGGGCACTGTGATGTTGTGGCGCATGCTGAGGAGTATCTGA
- a CDS encoding CpaF family protein, with protein sequence MSGETLFGGTARYSQEGQYDGQGLKLVLHRFIIDAIDDEGVNILESPRPQVSRFVTDRVVDYVNRHHLAVSRYEMERLAEELVDELTGFGPLEVLLHDASVTEILVNGPNRVFIERDGMLHQSDLRFIDDQHVQRVIQRILAPLGRRLDESCPMVDARMPDGSRVNAIIPPIALDGPCLSVRKFRKDLLQSADLLAHQSVDKAVLQFIRLAVSQRCNVLVSGGTGTGKTTMLNVMSLLVAEHERIVTIEDTAELQLNHPHVVRLETRPPNAEGHGEVAASDLIRNALRMRPDRIILGEIRGVEVIDVLQAMNTGHDGSMSTVHANSAQDALLRLETLVGLTGRQVAERTLRQMICAALDVVIQLTRLPNGRRCVSEVVEVVGIRDDVYVTNTLFRLERHSGKFVREAMNPASEKLQHTWRELQ encoded by the coding sequence ATGAGTGGCGAAACACTGTTTGGCGGCACCGCCCGTTACAGTCAGGAAGGCCAATATGACGGACAGGGTCTGAAACTGGTCCTGCACCGCTTCATCATCGATGCAATTGATGATGAAGGGGTCAATATTCTTGAGAGCCCGCGGCCGCAGGTTTCGCGTTTTGTCACTGATCGCGTGGTTGATTACGTCAATCGCCATCACCTTGCCGTGTCGCGTTATGAGATGGAGCGGCTGGCAGAAGAATTGGTTGATGAACTTACTGGTTTTGGCCCGCTTGAAGTGCTGCTACACGACGCTTCGGTAACGGAGATTCTGGTCAATGGCCCGAATCGCGTATTTATCGAACGTGACGGCATGCTTCATCAAAGCGACCTGCGGTTTATTGATGATCAGCACGTGCAGCGAGTGATTCAGCGAATTTTGGCACCGCTAGGGCGCAGGCTCGATGAGTCTTGCCCCATGGTCGATGCGCGCATGCCAGACGGCAGTCGGGTCAACGCGATTATTCCGCCAATCGCGCTTGATGGCCCTTGCCTGTCAGTGCGTAAGTTTCGCAAGGACTTACTGCAAAGTGCGGATTTGCTTGCGCATCAGTCGGTTGATAAAGCGGTCCTACAGTTTATTCGGCTGGCCGTGAGCCAACGCTGCAACGTGCTGGTGAGCGGCGGCACTGGCACCGGTAAAACCACCATGCTCAATGTCATGAGCTTATTGGTCGCTGAGCATGAGCGGATTGTCACCATCGAAGACACCGCTGAGTTGCAACTTAATCACCCGCACGTGGTGCGCCTCGAAACCCGTCCGCCAAATGCTGAAGGGCATGGTGAAGTGGCTGCCAGTGATCTGATTCGTAACGCCTTACGGATGCGACCGGACCGGATCATTCTCGGCGAGATTCGCGGCGTTGAAGTGATCGACGTATTGCAGGCCATGAACACTGGCCACGACGGTTCAATGAGCACGGTGCATGCGAACAGCGCGCAAGATGCATTGTTGCGCCTGGAAACCTTGGTCGGCCTCACCGGGCGCCAGGTAGCTGAGCGTACGTTGCGCCAGATGATTTGCGCTGCACTGGACGTAGTTATCCAGCTGACCCGCTTGCCCAATGGCCGCCGCTGCGTCAGTGAAGTGGTCGAGGTGGTCGGGATTCGTGATGATGTTTACGTCACCAACACGTTGTTCCGACTCGAGCGTCACTCTGGCAAATTCGTTCGCGAGGCAATGAATCCCGCCAGTGAAAAACTTCAGCATACTTGGCGGGAACTGCAGTGA
- a CDS encoding pilus assembly protein, protein MSQTFLALTRNDADLEWLRGSLNSLGEVLKVGHGALNEVLSLADVTGAGLLFVGLDRENLVAQSSLIEGVLEAKPMLAIVALGDGLDNQLVLSAMRAGARDFIAYGARTSEVTGLVRHLSRRMPSLQPSAQAGKLIALYCRQQDADASLISSHLALAISQTSQTTLLLDLGLPPGDCLATLGLQASFNFADAIRNTRRMDASLIDSAFSQTGCGMRVLSQTAKDQPLEIATAAELYLLLGALRQHFQYIVVNLAGQPDSEALRLFASNAERLLWCTDQGVSGCQRNLELLANWRDAGIKLNNASLLVDRYMPSVAPDSETLGKTFALPVIEVLPSSPEVRMSARNLGRSLFDVSPRERISKALRHLGCLLAERRKEARASRWPWPRRKSA, encoded by the coding sequence ATGAGTCAGACATTTTTAGCCTTGACCCGTAATGACGCCGATCTTGAGTGGTTGCGGGGATCATTGAACTCATTGGGCGAAGTGCTCAAAGTCGGTCATGGTGCTTTAAACGAAGTGTTATCACTGGCGGACGTGACCGGTGCCGGTTTGTTATTTGTTGGCCTCGATCGTGAAAATCTAGTGGCGCAAAGCTCACTCATTGAAGGTGTGCTTGAAGCCAAGCCGATGCTGGCAATTGTGGCGTTGGGCGATGGTTTGGATAACCAGTTGGTATTGAGCGCCATGCGTGCGGGTGCGCGTGATTTTATTGCCTACGGGGCGCGTACCAGCGAGGTTACAGGTTTAGTTCGTCATCTGAGTCGGCGTATGCCGAGCCTGCAACCGAGCGCACAAGCCGGCAAATTGATCGCGCTGTATTGCCGTCAACAAGATGCCGATGCAAGTTTGATTTCCAGCCATTTGGCGCTGGCGATTTCGCAGACCAGTCAAACCACCTTGCTTCTCGATTTGGGGTTGCCGCCGGGCGACTGCTTGGCCACATTGGGCCTGCAAGCCTCGTTCAATTTTGCCGATGCTATTCGCAATACCCGGCGTATGGATGCAAGCCTGATTGACAGCGCATTCAGCCAGACGGGATGTGGCATGCGCGTACTCTCGCAAACGGCTAAAGATCAACCGCTTGAAATTGCCACTGCTGCGGAGTTGTACCTGCTACTTGGAGCGCTTCGCCAACACTTCCAATACATAGTGGTCAACCTTGCAGGCCAGCCTGACAGCGAAGCGCTACGCCTGTTTGCGAGTAATGCCGAGCGGCTGCTGTGGTGCACCGATCAGGGCGTTTCGGGGTGTCAGCGCAATCTTGAATTGCTGGCTAACTGGCGCGATGCCGGGATTAAGTTGAACAACGCCAGCCTGCTGGTTGACCGTTACATGCCTAGCGTTGCCCCGGACAGCGAAACCCTGGGCAAAACCTTTGCGCTGCCGGTGATTGAAGTGCTGCCGTCCAGCCCGGAAGTACGAATGAGTGCGCGTAACCTGGGCCGCAGTTTGTTTGATGTGTCACCCCGTGAGCGGATCAGCAAAGCACTTCGACATTTAGGTTGCCTGTTGGCTGAGCGGCGTAAAGAGGCGCGCGCATCACGTTGGCCATGGCCGCGGAGGAAATCCGCATGA